The Deltaproteobacteria bacterium genomic interval CTTCCTGAAGCGGTTTTCCTTGCCGCCTCATCTGATTCGTAAAATCGACGAGCAGGATCGAATTCTTTTTTGCAATCCCCATCAAAAGAATCAGACCGATCATGCTGTAGATGTTCAGGGACTGCCACCCCACTAGCAGGGCAATGAAGGCCCCGGAAACGCTGAAGGGGAGGGCGAGCAGGACGGTGAAGGGATGCAGGAAACTGTTGAACTGCGAGGCGAGGATCATATAGGCGACAAGGATCCCGAGCCAGAGGGCGAAGGTCAAACTGGTGAACGATTCCTTGAAGGTTTGTGCCGAGCCGCTAAAGACAACGCGATACCCTTCCGGCAGGATTTCGGAGGCGATCCTGGAGGCGGCCTTCAGGGCCTCGGCCTGCGAAGCGCCCTTGGGTGAACCACCCTTGGCGACATTGGCCATCAGCCCGACCGATCGTTCCCGGTTGGTTCGTGTGATTTTGAGGAGTGTCGGTTTTTCCGAAAGGGTCGTGACCTCCGAGAGCGGGATCAGTTCCCCGTGGTTGTTCCGGACGAAGAGGCTTTGAATATCCCCGGACCGGACCCTGTCTTCTTCCTTGAGACGGACCCGCACATCGTTCCGACGCCCGTTTTCAATGAACTTTCCAGCCTGTACCCCGCCGAAGGCGACATTGATGGTCCGCGCGATATTCCTGACACTGACCCCGCGCGCGGCCGCCTTTTCACGGTCGGGGATGATCCGGACCTCCGGCATATCGGTCTGATAATCCGTATCCACATCAACAAAGAGGGTGTTGGCCTTCATCTTTTCTTCAATCTTTTGGGAGAGGTCGACCAGTTTCTCCCAATCCGGCCCCTGAATGTTGAATTCAACAGGGAAGCCGCGTTTGGCGGTCATCCCGCGCATGGAAAGGTCCTGGATGAAGGCCTTGGTGTCCGGAATGTTGTTCAACTCCTTCCGGACCAGGTCCATAAATTTTTGTTGAGAGAGCTTTCGCTCCCCCTTGGGCTTGAGGGTGATAAAGATCACGCCCGAATTGACCTCACTGCCGCCGAATCCGCCGACGGCGGCATAGTAGCGTTTTACCTCCGGACGCGAGGTCAAAAAGGCCTCCGCCTGCCGGAACCGGCTGTCGGTAAAGGAGAGGGAGGAGCCGACGGGGGTTTGAAGGCTGACGAGAAACATCGATTGATCCTGAGCCGGCACAAATTCTTTTTTCAGGAATTTCAACGAACCGAGCGAAAGAACGAAGAAAAGAGCCGAGGCGATCACCACCTTCCCCCGGTGTTGCAGTGTTTTCCCCAGGAGCCGACGATAGAGGGGGGCCAGTTTTTCGATGAAACGGTCCACCTCTTTTCCCAGCCGGGTTGTTCGTCTGCCGGTCGAGACAAACTGAGAACAGCGCATCGGTGTGAGTGTCAGGGCCTCCAGTAGCGAAAGGGAAACGGCTACGGAGAGGGTGACCCCAAACTGGAAAAAGAATTTGCCGATAACTCCCTTCATGAAGGCGACCGGGAGAAAGATAGCGATGATGGCCAGTGTGGCCGCAATGGCGGCAAAGGTGATCTGCCGGGAGCCGGTGATGGCCGCGGCAATCTTGTTTTCCTTGGAGGGGATGCCCTTGGGTGAACCACCCTTCCGTTCTTCCTGATGGCGGTAGATGTTTTCGAGGACCATGATGGCATCGTCCACGACGATGCCGATTGCCAGGACAAGGCCCAACAGTGTGAAATTGTTCAGCGTGAAACCGGCAAA includes:
- a CDS encoding efflux RND transporter permease subunit produces the protein MTLSEISIRNPVFAWMLMAALILFGGIGFSRMGVSEMPDVDFPVITIHLSLEGAAPEVMETDVVDIVEDAVTSIQGIREITSSCRQGIATVSVEFELGRNIDAALQEVQTKIAQVQRRLPNEIDPPTVTKTNPEDNPIIWLALSGERPIRELMEYTRNSLKDQFQTVSGVGEVFLGGFLEPNLRVWLDAGKLAEKELTVDDVLAAIEREHVEMPAGRIETTDKEYNIRTLGEAPTAEEFSRLVISQRGGQPVYKTILLKEVAAVEEGLNDVRRVSRVNGQTAIGLGVRKQRGANAVEVAENVTKKVKEIQSQLPQGLHLDINFNSTRFIKESIGELKFTLLLSALLTALVCWLFLGSFSSTFNILLAIPTSVIGTFLVLYFAGFTLNNFTLLGLVLAIGIVVDDAIMVLENIYRHQEERKGGSPKGIPSKENKIAAAITGSRQITFAAIAATLAIIAIFLPVAFMKGVIGKFFFQFGVTLSVAVSLSLLEALTLTPMRCSQFVSTGRRTTRLGKEVDRFIEKLAPLYRRLLGKTLQHRGKVVIASALFFVLSLGSLKFLKKEFVPAQDQSMFLVSLQTPVGSSLSFTDSRFRQAEAFLTSRPEVKRYYAAVGGFGGSEVNSGVIFITLKPKGERKLSQQKFMDLVRKELNNIPDTKAFIQDLSMRGMTAKRGFPVEFNIQGPDWEKLVDLSQKIEEKMKANTLFVDVDTDYQTDMPEVRIIPDREKAAARGVSVRNIARTINVAFGGVQAGKFIENGRRNDVRVRLKEEDRVRSGDIQSLFVRNNHGELIPLSEVTTLSEKPTLLKITRTNRERSVGLMANVAKGGSPKGASQAEALKAASRIASEILPEGYRVVFSGSAQTFKESFTSLTFALWLGILVAYMILASQFNSFLHPFTVLLALPFSVSGAFIALLVGWQSLNIYSMIGLILLMGIAKKNSILLVDFTNQMRRQGKPLQEALMTACPVRLRPILMTSVSTIAAAIPPALALGPGSETRIPMAIAVIGGVLVSTGLTLFVVPATYSLLARFERTKT